Genomic window (Lycium barbarum isolate Lr01 chromosome 2, ASM1917538v2, whole genome shotgun sequence):
CTTCCttttacctcaaatgtctttggaatcttaattagaatcgtcaATCAGCCCCTTTTTACTTATAAGGGCTTCATATCCACTTTAGATTTACATTGGCACGTTCATAATGCGAGCGACACGAAACTCCAAGGTGTAACGGTAAGCTTCCCGATAACCCCTATAGATATCATATAAGTAtaagcgtatataacgcctgtgtggtagtgtgtgtgtgtgtgtatatatatatatataattcatgaGTGTGATAAGAGTACATCCAGAATCTATCGTAAATCTCCAAAGCTAATATGAGCTTGATGAAATGTTAAAATGAAATAAGAGTGAACAAGGGTGAGATATATATAAAAAGGGAGTTGTCACTGCCATAAAATACggccaaaatatatatatatatatatatatacggtccAAAATACTAgtcgtatatatatacacacgatcCGTATATGTGGACCGTACATTTCTAACAAAAAATTGCCCTCTCTGTCTAGTTAAATACTGACCGTATTTTAAAGTACAGTCAGTATAtctaatatacggtccgtatattccATTTCCGAAACAAAACTTCGACGAAACGTATTCTCTTCGATTTGTTTTGTTCTTTAATCCTTCCAACACatgccaaacatgaacttaaaccctcatatactcaagatgaacacgtCTAATCTTATAAAACCTTAAAGATAATTCCTCTCTCCAAATCTATAACAACCAACTCATGAAGAAAtttaacgtacaaaagtacgaggtgtaacagtttaatCGAGCACGGGACttaagaaaaaaaatcttttaagAAGTTTAAAGTCAAAATCATTactatacataaaaaaaaatgtcatttttttacagcaaaaaaaaaatgaattatcacataaattgggacaaaaaagtattaatttttttaaaatatccaCAAAATAAGTATTTATATATCTGTTTAGTTCGATTTTCGCTTGATCAATGCATGTCAGACTCTTTAAGTGTGTTTAATTCGGTTTAGAATTTGGTTGCCAAATGATACCACGTAGTAGGGAATTTGTGAAATTGTGCCATAGTGATGGGTGTCTAAGATTCTACTGTCAGCCACGCAAGATTTACCCCCCAAAAAGAACTCAATTGAAATAGTTTTTTGATTGGCAATCTTTAGTTCAAAAATTAGATAATGAATCTACTTCTCTACCCTTCCCCCTTAAATACCCAATTTTTATCTACAAAAAGGTTCAAAGGTTCAAGCTTGTGACTTACAACTCGACCAAAGTTGAGATATTCTTTATCCATTTCTTAGAAAGACGTGGGAACAGGCGGAGCTCATATCGGCCATTAAATGCTTTGGTTCTTTGAGACAAAAATCGTGAGGGAAAAACTGAAAAGACAATTGGGATATTTAGCACCAGTAAAAGAGATTTGTGATATTTGCACCCAGTGAGTGGATATGTGCATTTACAAGATGGCACATGGGCAATCTATAGCAATATCTTTGCAGACAAGCAGGAATTTATGTCCTCACAAACTCTACCTCCTGTTCAGTGGCCGTTTGATTatgagtattttttattttttcccagAGTTAAAATCAGGCCATAAAATTtcggaatttgaaaaacaccaatAAGTTGTTTTTCAGTTTTCACTTTTTCCACTCCAAATCActtaaaaattcaaaaacaactccaattcaTATTCATGGCTAACGCAACTCCAATTTCCAgtaccatttttcactttaaaaaCAAAAACTACATTTTTCAAATatttcacaattttcatggccaaacagacACTTAATATTTTATGCTTGGCAGAAAACAGCTTGTGAGTCCCCTATCTAGATGAGGTACATGACCTTCACATTGAAAACCACAAGATTTGAATTCTCGCTCAGTGTGTTCAAAAACTAGCAGGAAAACAACTAGACTGCAAGAAACAAACAATTGCTCAGCATTAGGGAAGGCCGAATACTTAGAATTTATCATGCAAACTTGAGAATTTCAGAGATAATTCAATCTTTACTCTTTCATTGAAACAAATAAGTTTCAGTTGACACACACCACCTGAGCTGGGACAATGTCCCTCCGTCTAGCCCTACAAAACTGCTAGCTGCTTTTTCTCACTTTCTGAAGCAATCTCAAACAGATGAACAAATCGTTCCCGCAAGACAAAATATGAATCAACTATTTACACATTTTAATCAAGAATTACTATGATTGCCAGAAAATACTAGTTTACATTCAATTGCTTTCCAACAAGCTCCGTAGCTTCCTCCTTGCCTCTTCAGACAGGCTGCAACATCTAAATCGTGGCCTCTGGGATGAAACTGAATCTCGACAATCAGGAGTTGTAAAGCATACAACAATAGCAGTGAGATTGTCGTTATTATCCCTACATAAAGCTTGATTCACGAGCTCACTGGCAGATTGATGTGGGTCATTGTGCAGCCTAAGCTCACGGCTAACAATGTTAACGGCTTCTTGGTTTGACATCACATCCCAGATGCCATCACAACCAATGATCATGAACTCATCCTCCTCAGTCAACAAAGTTTGCTGCACCTCAGGTTCAGCAGTAAGAGGAGAAACTGATCCAAATGGGAGTTTCATATACCAGTCTCCAAGGGCTCGAGTAACTGCAAGATCACCATTTAGGTAGCCATATTCAACAATACCACCCAAACCCTCAACTCTTTGTCGTTCCAGCAGACAAGTAGGTCTGTGATCTTCAGACATCTGAACTGCAACCCCTTTCCTACAAAGGACAGCACGACAGTCACCAGCATTTGCAACAAGCACATGTCTCCCCAAAACCAGTACAGTTATTGCTGTCGTTCCACAGTAGGCATCAACACTACATTCATCAGCCAATGCTTGATCAGCAAGCAAAAATGCTCTACGATGTGAATTCACCAATTCCTCCAAGAAGGCTTGATTAACAGCAGACGTTTGTGGCAAATCAGCATCTTCAAAGAAAAGTCTCATGGCATTATTCTTAATATAAGCTGAGGCGTCAGATCCCCCATGACCATCGAAAACGGCATAAAAGCCTCCTGGCAGTGGCCAATTGTATAGAGAGCCCAGATGAGCAGATAGATCATCAACTCTGATGTGCTCATCTTCATTAGATCTACGAGGTCCAATATCTGTGTGGCTACCTGAACGAATAATCGGGACAAAACTACAGCTATTAGCAGAATCAACTGCCATACTTCGAACACTAGTCGAGCAGCTCACAGCCTGGTCAATGGAAAAATAATTAGATGAATAAGACCACTGCTAAAATGTAAACTTTTATCAAATAACCAGCAGCAATTAACACATAGGATAGCCATGAAAGGAAATGTACTAAATTGACACTTGCTATAACTGAAAATCATGATCGTTGTCTCATGTAACTATCATATAAAGCAACAAAAAGCCATCATTTATGTCATCTAAAGAAGCCCAAATAAGAATCGCCAAGTTAAATCAGTTCCTTCAGCTAAAAGAATATAATGTTTTTAAGGAACAACAAATAAGACAATCCAAAGAATGCCTTTCTGTAGTAGTATAGCAATCCCTGATATTATTATTTCAACTTCAAACCCAAATGTTTGCAGTTAATGTTCTATCAGAATTGATTTCTCAGATGGCCAAtcaactaatagttattatctcTTTCTTCTTGATTTCAATTTCCTTAAACAAAGAAAGTGATTTTttgagataataactattagttgagtGACCACCTGAGAAAATAACCAGCAGCAATTAACACATAGGATAGCCATGAAAGGAAATGTACTAAATTGACACTTGCTATAACTGAAAATCATGATCGTTGTCTCATGTAACTATCATATAAAGCAACAAAAAGCCATCATTTATGTCATCTAAAGAAGCCCAAATAAGAATCGCCAAGTTAAATCAGTTCCTTCAGCTAAAAGAATATAATGTTTTTAAGGAACAACAAATAAGACAATCCAAAGAATGCCTTTCTGTAGTAGTATAGCAATCCCTGATATTATTATTTCAACTTCAAACCCAAATGTTTGCAGTTAATGTTCTATCAGAATTGATTTCTCAGATGGCCAAtcaactaatagttattatctcTTTCTTCTTGATTTCAATTTCCTTAAACAAAGAAAGTGATTTTttgagataataactattagttgagtGACCACCTGAGAAATCAACTAGTTCTATGGAGATCCAATTCTTCAGGATGAATAAATCAATTCGTCAACTATTCTTCAATCTCAAATTACTTGGAGTTTCTATACGAGTCCCCTGAATCCAATCAGCTCTACACAAGTCCATTTTATTATTATATGAACCTATTATTATACTCTATTCGGATCAATTGAGGATTAAGATAATTCATGACGAACACATACTCATACAGAAGGTAGAAAAAGACACAAATCTAATAACTTCACGGAAAAACAGACGGATCAAGGTCGAACTCAACAACAACATagtcagtgtaatcccacaagtaggGGCTAGGGAGGGTCAGGTGACAGAGGCCGTATCCAAacaaaaaagggaaaaaggagaATTTGGAAACTTACGGAACGAGTAATTCCAATGGAAACCGACTCAGCAGCTCGAAAGATCTGAGGCTTATTATTAACCAAATCGGGGTCGACACAGAGGTATTGAACAGAAACGCTTTGTTGACACAAAATCTCTGCTTCTGCCGCCGCAGCTGCCGCCATCTCTTTCACAATCATCAAATAAATTGCACGTCTTTTCTGTTTATTCAATTTCACCGATACCTTTCAAGATTAGGGTTTACTTCCTTGTATTGTATGTGACGAGCGAAACTTAAAAGGCCCGTTTGGGCTTTTTATACTACCAGCCCATTAATTGCCGGCTGTTACACTCCTGTTTGGATAAATATTCATGTCGTGTGAACGCGCTGtgattctttcttttctttttctacttTAACCATGTGGGGTGACCTGGTTTTAGTTGACACGCTTTACATTTAAtttttatgcaaaaaaaaaaaaaaggcgtgCAACTTTAGTCAATCTTTAATTTACTTGCCTTATTTATTGGAGTAAATTTACCAAAATGATCACCTTGATttatctttcttctttttttttttttttttttttttttttgccaaaaacTACCAAATTTGATGGGATTTTTGATAAAGAAAAGCTGTACATATTAAGGTTATATTAATGctacttttaaaatttattttgtaTCAATAAAATTATTTAATTATGTATTTATTTAATTTCCAAAAAGGTCAAACACGACGAAACAATGCTTAAaaccataaaaaaaaaacacttaataCATGAGATTACATATTTCTTATATGGAGTATAAAAGCTACAGTATTTAAAACAACTAGTTTTACTGATACATATTTTTCAGTTCAATGATTTGGATGACTTGCAGTGTGTTCGACAACCACCTGattaattaattttgtttcgCATTAAGAGAAATAGAATAAACTCAAAGCATATAAACGAAAGGGAAAACAGAGGAATTAGAAGGTAGTAGAAGGAGAAAAGTAATCAAATCATAACTTACACTACCTCTGGAGTTTAATCGAACTAATATTTTTTCAGTTTCTGTCATATAAACATGTATCTTGTTTTGGTATACTAAACAATTATGCTACCGGAAAAGCTAGAAGGAAGACCTAAGTGCTTCCAATTATCTCAGAAGTTCATCGATGCCTAGCGAGTCCACAACCAAAATACCTCTTTTGGTTCAAAAGAGggtttgaaccaaaaaaaaaaaaaaaaaaaaaaaaaaaaaaaaaaaaaaaaaaaaaaaaactatgacaaaagtacctttaacacAGTATTTtaatgcgttaaaggacttaactggAATGGCGTTGTTAAGTTCTTTAATACTTACTGCATTATAGAacccaataaaaataaaaataaaaaatctatagcacagtattttactgcgttatataaacagtataaaaaaaaaagttgaccaactttttttttttgcaacacttagtgttttttttcatactttgaccaacgattagtcgtgtgtcaagactccaaaacgtcaatattttatatagaacctgatttttttctgcgtacaataatgtaggctcaatacatcaatgatacgtaaacgttcggatcgtcattttaggggttaaaaaggtgcccgaagtaagttttgtttgaaaactttaggtttaagtattctatatacatagacgtccatttttatttgaagaTTTATTCTCATTaacttaaagttttttatttttagggtttagatttaagtgagttattttttaaagcgtaactttatttcgaatatacgcgATTTTTTGCGCTCAGACGTCCAatttacgattttttttttttttgcaacatattcgaaataaagttacacattaaaaaataacacacttaagaaACGCtcagtgtttttttccataaaaagatcgcaacatcttattttaataaatctttttttttttgcaacacttagtgttttatTCAtattttgaccaacgattagttgtgtgtcaagactccgaaatgtcaatattttatatagaacctgatatttttttctgcgtactataacgtaggctcaatacatcaaggatacgtaaacgttcggatcgtcattttaggggttgaaaaggcacccgaagtaagttttgtttggaaactttaggtttaagtgttttatgttttaaggttttgatttaagcgtgttatttttttaatcaagacataactttattttgaatataaatcttccaaaaaaaaaattgaatataaatctaattcaattagataaaaacgtatttaaaaaatatagggagaaaagttaattgtaaagtggtcaaactttagatggtcataactttgcgctcggatgtccgttttacgcaaaaaaaattaattatgcgtattttttcgagatctatgcgaaAAACTGCCGCAGGGCGGTTTGGCTGagctgatttttaaaaaaacaccgttatcctattcaattttaatttttccccaaattggtGTGAAagttttagttttctttacttataatatgatgatacgcaatagatttcaacataAAAATCCGGGggcaatgtagctgtgaatgtcaatttctcTTTTGTGGTTTCaattgaaaataaagctgactaattttttcgaaatataaagttgactaaaataaccttataaaaatagaacacttaaacctaaagttttcaaataaaacttacttcgggcactttttcaacccctaaaatgacgattcgAACGTTTacgtattcttgatgtattgagcctacattattgtacgcagaaaaaataccaggttctatataaaatactGAAGTCTCGGTGTCTTGACGcatgactaatcgttggtcaaagcatgaaaaaaaacactaagtgttgccaaaaaaaaaaaaagttgaccaaaatttttcttttttttttaattgtttctataacgcaataaaatactgcgatatagattattttttttactatgttctataacgcagtattttactgcgttaaaggacttaaccgcgttgttacggttaagtccttcaacgcagtaaaatactgcgttaaaggtacttttgtcacagtttttttttttttttttggtattttggttcaaacccTCTTTTTTAGGGATATTTTGGTTATGGACTCATGTCTAGCTTGTAGTTTGTTATTTTACACATGATCTTGCTAGATTTGTGTTAAAATCAAGATAGGGATGAGAATTTGTGAGAAACAATAATAACGGAAAATTTATTTCTGTTTTATATTCATCATAAAGACCTCCTTATATACAAGTATAAGTCTTCCTTACCCTAGTCATAGAACTACACATCTTATATTACCATAACTATAATTTCACCATAAATAGACCAAAACTATTACAATTAGACTAGAATAGGGTTTCACCGATTCACCAACATGACCGAACAAACTGATCCGGTCACATCCAGTCTCAATACCCCCCCACAAGTTGGAGCATGAGGGTCTCGAATGCCCAACTTGCCAAGCAAATATTCATATGTTGTGATTTTCCCAAAGCCTTTATAAACACATCGTCGAAATTGCTCATTGGTTGATACATGAATGAGAAGTATTATATCGGATTGTAGTGCGTCTCGAACATAGTGATAGTCTACTTCAATGTGTGTATTCCGTTCATAAAACACAATATGTCGTGCAATAGACAATGTTGCTTGACTATCACAGTGCATTTGTCACGACTCAAACCAGAGGGCAATGACTAGCACCCGGGCCCTACCTGTCAAGCACCACTAATCATACTTTCGTATCATAATCATAAATGAGAGTGGACCTCAAGCGTTGTTAGATAAAAACCTGCCAGATCATAAGACAAGTATGCTGAAAAGGGATGAGCTCGAAAAGACATACTATATGACTATGCTGGACAAAAACTGTGCAAGCTGACAAGGTCATCATGAAAtactatacaacaaaaatataggccgaaggggccatacaacgtctaactaacccatgactgtctacaagcctctactggaatatatgacataataaggtcgggacagggccccgccgtacccatatgcacacaaaagtataacgtaccaaaaacacaacagcaactccaaaacaagaggagtgctccaatatcagctgaacagCAACTTATAGTGGCGGATCAtcaacctgtctacctgaacctgcgggcataaaacgaaGTGCCCCCAGAAAGAAGGGACGTGTACGGACAaggtattgagtatgtaaggcatgaaagtaacacgAAGAAACATAAAAGTACATAGGATaaaatgaatgcaacctgtacatctgaactgCTGTTGTGgaccaatgatatgcataaatactgtgcatgcatACATAAGGGTagtacatatatatgcatatataacgcctgtcaagcctctgtgggcattcCATCGTATCATATCGACCTCTGTGGGCCTTATCATCATgtgactagctgatcaggtggtagtgtgtATATAACGACGTCACCTTTCCCATACctcatatatataatacataatatacacgtatataacgcctgaggggCCATAggtctgtacatatatatatgaaatgcaatgcaagaatatgataagagtacatcctgaatctgtcggagtgacagaaggtcgttacacctccgaacatcgttatgagatagcattttcatcaacaagaaactctatgaatcatactgaatctgaagaaaGACTTACTGAAAATAACATTCCGGAACTtgaatcaacatggaacattCCTAGCTACTATGAACAGAGTCTTTATGGAATAGTGTTATGTTTACGTTTCGTTCATAAGgttcatgccaaagaaggaaagttagccttaacatacctcaagtcgtccaagCCATCCAACAGCGAACTCATCACAACTAGagtgccaatcctataacaaatgAGTACATATACAACTTATATGACGCTAGTATTTCACGTATATCAATGATAACTCGATTCTAAAGTGAAACATGTAGCATTCCCctatttcttaatcatcaccaGGTAGTCCACAACAAACAAGCAACACAGCAACCTCATATAATCTTCTTTAAACTCATATCCACAACATTTAAAGATATACAATTGGGCAGCCCGATATACGCTTATATACAACacttatacactttcttcttccaaataCAACAAGTATAACAACCTCAACACATTCTCAACATCAACTATTATCCCCACAATAAGATTTTTGCTCAAAACACACTAACAATCATGGCTCAAGTTAGATAACAACTCAAAATAACATCAAGTTCATGTTTTaacctttcctccaatttctttccCTTAAACTCTAGCATAACTATCACATAAACTCATAgacatggaaataagatgaaattttACCTCAAgagctcaagaacacttcaattccaagattagTTCAAGTGAAAGTATCCTCCGAAGCTTttacaagaagaagaaacaaGCTTCAACAATACTTTGAAAAACTTTAGCATTTGATtctcactttgatctttgatttttacTTGGGGAGTGATTGAATATGATGGGAGAGGGTTTCTAAGGATTATAAAGGTTTAAGTTAAAATGACTTAAAAATGAGGAGAGGTCGTAATATAAACAAACAGCAAAATCCACTGCCAAGGAAATACGGTCTGTATGAAAATATACGGCTAATATACTGGTCggataattttatacggaccgtatatatgGTATGTATTTCTCAACCTCAAAAATCGGTCTTTTTTGTTCAATTATAAATCCTTAAATACGGTCAGTATCTCAAGAGACGGTCTGTATCCCAacaatacagtccgtataaaacAATTTCAAAACTAAACTTTCTCGAAACATATTCtcttcgattcacttattctctaatccttccataacttaccaaacatgaacttaacccttATAAACATAAGATAGGTATGTCTAACCTCGTATAACCTTGGAGATAGCCCCGGTATCCAAGACTAGGGCAACTAACATACGATGAATATCAATGTATCAAACTAcgagatgtaacatccttcccccattagaaacattcgtcctcgaatgttaaattttcATGAGTCTTATAGAAATTTCGACAGTCTCCTTCATATctgtaccactaccaacctgccacacagTAACCCAAACTATATAATgccacatagggccacaacaatcaataacaacaatggtCCCACACGACCAACAAGAGTAGCTGATAAATAATAAATACCTAAAGACAATGATGTCGTAGTTTGCACCTGCTATGGATtcggaaacaagtgagggtatctaGACTTTATACCTTCCTcgacttcccaagtcatctcctcaacATTCTTGTTTCTCCAAATTACCTTTATCGGCGCCCAACGTCCTTGGTTCTCAACCTACGGACCTGTCGATCTAAGATGGCAGTAGGGACTTCCCCATATGATAGCTGCTCTGTAACCTGTACATCATCAACAGGTACAaccctggaaggatctccaatacacttacgaagcatagacacatggaagaccagatgtacagactccaagtctgaaggtagagataactcataagccacttggcctactcgACGCACTATCTtgtatggcccaatgtatcgagggataagctttcccttcttaccaaatctcataacacccttcattggcgatacaTTTAGGAATACCCAGTCGTCTATCTGAAACTCCAAATCTTGTCGTCGATTATCTACATAAGACTTCTAGCGACTCTGAGTAGCCAATAGCCTTTCCAGAATAAGCttaaccttatcaactgcctgttgGATCAAATCTGGTCTTATTAGCTTAGATTCCCTAATCTCGAACCATCCGATAGGTGATCTACATTTCTATttgtataaggcttcatacggagccatctgaatgctggagtggtaactattattatacgcaaactcgataagtggcaaatgattatcctagctacctctgaagtctattacacatgcccgtaacatatcctcaaacGTCTAAATcatacgctcagcctgtccgtctgtCTGGGGATTGAATgaggtgctaagactcacctgtgtccccaatcctttctagaaagatctccagaagttagatgtaaactgtgcacctctgtttgaaataatagatactggaacacaatgaagtcgcactatctccttattATATAACTTCAcctaatcctcggcggaataagtagtcctgacaggtagaaaatgtgttgatgttgtaagcctatcaacaatcacttatatcaaatcaaacttacgctgagaacggggcaagcctgtaatgaaatccatattgatcgccTCCCATTTACAAGTCAGAATTTCTATGCTCTGTAGCAACCGactgggcttctggtgctcaaccttaacctgctgacaattggggcattgagctacaaactctgccatatctttcttcatcccgtcCCACCAGCAAACTTCGctgatatcatgatacatttttgtcttccctggatgaatagaatagccaGAATGATGAgcttctcccataatctgtcggcGTAACCCTCTAACATCTgaaacacacaatctgcctcgatatctaaggactcCGTCTCCAGCAATCTCAAATGGaaacttctccttctgaggagttgtatctctataatgaactagcatgtaatcctcgtactggcgctctTTAACCTCGACTACTATTGATGAGGCTACTGAATCTTGAATAGTAACTCCTGCATCGCCCGAGTCcaataataaaaatactagactAGCTAACTAGTGAAGCTCATAAGCTACTCCAATTTCTTTGGCCGCAGATAagataagctacccatggatctgtggctaagggcatcagccactacatttgcctttcctggatggtatagaatatcaacctcataatctttcaacagttctaaccacagcctctgacgtaaattcaactccttctacttgaagatatactgaaggctcttatgatctgtatatatatcaacatgaacaccatagaagtaatgcctccacatcttcagtaCATGAATCACTGCaactaattctaaatcatgggtcgtgtaattcttctcgtgcttcctcagttgcctcgaagcatagatgataaccttaccgtgctgcattaacacacaacccaatccaatgCCTAAagtgtcacaataaataacataaccctCTGATCCcactggaagtgtcaaaactagCGCTGAAGTCAGTATGTCCCtcaactcctgaaaactccgctcacaagcgtcagtccactggaacttagctgccttctgagtcagcttcatcAGTGGTGCAGAAAGGGAGAagaaaccttctacaaatctcttgtaataaccaGCCAAatccagaaaactacgaacctctgtcggTGTCATGgttctaggccaagtcttcacggcttctatcttctgcgtgtcaaccctaATGCCCTCATCTGATATAATGTGCCCCTGGAAAGCCACCGaggtcaaccagaactcacatttagagaactttgcatatagctTCCGATCTTGAAGGACTATGAGTACCGCACGTAAATTTCTGCATGCTCTGCCTTTGATCTGGAGTAGACTAGAATATattgataaatacaatcacaaacttATCTAAGAAAGGTCTAAATAcgcggttcatcaaatccataaataataCTGGGGCATTAGTCAAGCCGAACGACATCACACCAAAactcaaagtgaccatatctggtcctaaaagctgtctttggaatgtctttctCTTTGACCCTAACCTGATGGtaacctgaccttagatctatctttgagaaatatcTGGAACCCTGCAACTGGTAAAATAAATTATCAATCCTTAGGAGCGGctacttattctttatcgtcaccttatttatcTACCTATAGTCAATACAAATCCGtaacgagccatctttcttttttaCGAACAACACATGCGATACCCACAGTGATTTactaggtctgataaagcctttctcgagtaagtccttcaactgctccttcagctccctcaactcagcaggcgccatcctataagaaggaatagatatctgctgagtatctggt
Coding sequences:
- the LOC132626701 gene encoding probable protein phosphatase 2C 49, whose translation is MIVKEMAAAAAAEAEILCQQSVSVQYLCVDPDLVNNKPQIFRAAESVSIGITRSAVSCSTSVRSMAVDSANSCSFVPIIRSGSHTDIGPRRSNEDEHIRVDDLSAHLGSLYNWPLPGGFYAVFDGHGGSDASAYIKNNAMRLFFEDADLPQTSAVNQAFLEELVNSHRRAFLLADQALADECSVDAYCGTTAITVLVLGRHVLVANAGDCRAVLCRKGVAVQMSEDHRPTCLLERQRVEGLGGIVEYGYLNGDLAVTRALGDWYMKLPFGSVSPLTAEPEVQQTLLTEEDEFMIIGCDGIWDVMSNQEAVNIVSRELRLHNDPHQSASELVNQALCRDNNDNLTAIVVCFTTPDCRDSVSSQRPRFRCCSLSEEARRKLRSLLESN